In Paenibacillus sp. FSL M7-0420, a single genomic region encodes these proteins:
- a CDS encoding carbohydrate ABC transporter permease: protein MLKETSWPSRLFDLFNIVVLAVIAIITIVPFIYVVAGSFATQRELLEKGFILFPTEFSLDAYTYIFSTSTLMRSLGVTIFITVTGTLINIVLTCLMAYPLSRRDMDFRSPIQLLVIFTMLFSGGMIPTFLVVKELGMIDTYWSLLLPGAISAFNLIIVRSFFQQLPPDLEESAKIDGASDPGILLRIVIPLSLPVLATFSLFYAVGHWNTYFSSILYINDSTMWPIQVLLRQIVMLSQGGSLGDTSSLESNFVPPDQAVKMAVIVVSTIPILIVYPFLQKHFAKGALLGSVKG, encoded by the coding sequence GTGTTAAAAGAAACATCCTGGCCCAGCCGTCTATTCGACCTGTTCAATATTGTCGTGCTGGCCGTTATTGCCATCATTACGATTGTCCCGTTCATCTATGTCGTGGCCGGCTCGTTCGCGACCCAGCGGGAGCTGCTGGAAAAAGGGTTTATTCTTTTCCCTACCGAATTCTCACTGGACGCGTACACCTATATCTTCTCCACCAGTACACTGATGCGGAGCCTGGGCGTGACCATCTTCATCACTGTGACCGGGACGCTGATCAATATTGTATTAACCTGCCTGATGGCCTATCCGCTATCCCGCCGGGATATGGATTTCCGCTCGCCGATTCAGCTGCTGGTGATCTTCACCATGCTGTTCAGCGGCGGGATGATTCCGACTTTCCTGGTCGTCAAGGAGCTGGGGATGATCGATACGTACTGGTCGCTCCTGCTTCCCGGGGCGATCAGCGCCTTCAACCTGATTATCGTGCGCAGCTTCTTCCAGCAGCTTCCGCCGGATCTGGAGGAGTCAGCCAAAATCGACGGCGCCAGCGACCCCGGCATCCTGCTGCGGATTGTCATTCCGCTGTCGCTGCCGGTGCTGGCCACGTTCTCGCTGTTCTACGCGGTCGGCCACTGGAACACCTATTTCAGCTCGATTCTCTACATTAATGATTCCACGATGTGGCCGATTCAGGTGCTGCTGCGCCAGATCGTCATGCTGTCCCAAGGCGGCAGCCTGGGCGACACCTCTTCGCTGGAGAGTAACTTCGTCCCGCCGGACCAGGCGGTGAAGATGGCCGTGATCGTCGTATCCACCATTCCGATTCTGATTGTCTACCCGTTCCTGCAGAAGCATTTCGCCAAGGGAGCTTTGCTGGGATCGGTGAAGGGCTGA
- a CDS encoding extracellular solute-binding protein — protein MTTTKGAKCFNRLAGAALSAVLVLGALAGCGSDNKAAENAKGTDGAAAPAGPYKMSMMLTSYNPEPMDPEGEIYKKLEERTNTDLKITWVPSTTYSDKLSATIASGEMPSAVLVLDQKLPYIVNSVRSGMFWELGPYLKDYPNLSRMNEVALNAISIDGKVYGIYRARDLARDGLMLRKDWLENLGLQEPKTVDDFYKVLQAFVKNDPDKNGKADTIGLAEQQVAAGWRAMLTWMGGPADWEIKDGKASPAHLNPAFLETMKFYKKLYDEKLINLDFAVVKDGKQMINAGKAGAWIANLNDANGIEESVQKVTPTGSITMVNALEGPEGLRSPGGSGSYGLFMIPKTSVKTEEELKAVLNFFDKVSDEDMQNMLVNGLEGRQFTLENGNYVKTADPKLLAEYGMGDSSQLAVLRDKVVTYGKPLVHLRDEMWKKNAEIAAVNPVQPFISDTYSERGSELSKIIDDARVRFIMGDLDENGWNQAVAKWEQDGGAKVIEEYTAAYNNANAK, from the coding sequence ATGACAACAACCAAAGGGGCAAAATGCTTCAACAGACTGGCAGGGGCTGCGCTATCCGCAGTGCTGGTGCTGGGCGCATTAGCCGGATGCGGCAGCGACAACAAGGCGGCAGAGAACGCGAAAGGGACGGACGGGGCCGCAGCGCCTGCGGGACCGTACAAAATGTCCATGATGCTGACCAGCTACAACCCGGAGCCGATGGACCCGGAAGGCGAAATTTACAAGAAGCTCGAAGAACGGACCAACACCGATCTCAAAATCACCTGGGTCCCGTCCACGACCTATTCCGATAAGCTCAGCGCAACCATTGCCTCTGGTGAGATGCCAAGCGCCGTACTGGTGCTGGACCAGAAGCTCCCCTATATCGTCAATTCGGTCCGCTCGGGCATGTTCTGGGAGCTGGGGCCTTATCTGAAGGATTATCCGAACCTTAGCCGGATGAATGAGGTGGCGCTGAACGCAATTTCTATCGATGGTAAGGTGTACGGCATCTACCGGGCCCGCGATCTGGCCCGCGACGGCCTGATGCTGCGCAAGGACTGGCTGGAGAACCTGGGGCTGCAGGAGCCGAAGACGGTGGATGACTTTTACAAGGTGCTCCAGGCATTTGTGAAGAATGACCCGGACAAGAACGGCAAGGCAGATACCATCGGTCTGGCCGAGCAGCAGGTGGCGGCGGGCTGGCGGGCAATGCTGACCTGGATGGGCGGTCCGGCGGACTGGGAGATCAAGGACGGCAAGGCGAGCCCGGCGCATCTGAATCCGGCTTTTCTGGAGACAATGAAGTTCTACAAGAAGCTGTATGATGAGAAGCTGATCAACCTCGATTTCGCAGTGGTCAAGGACGGCAAGCAGATGATCAACGCAGGCAAGGCCGGGGCATGGATTGCTAACCTGAATGATGCCAACGGGATTGAAGAAAGTGTGCAAAAGGTGACACCAACCGGTTCTATCACGATGGTTAACGCGCTGGAAGGTCCAGAAGGGCTGCGCAGTCCCGGCGGCTCCGGCTCCTACGGCCTCTTCATGATCCCCAAGACGTCTGTGAAGACGGAGGAGGAGCTGAAGGCGGTGCTGAACTTTTTTGACAAGGTGTCGGATGAAGATATGCAGAATATGCTGGTGAACGGTCTGGAGGGCCGACAATTCACGCTGGAGAACGGAAATTACGTCAAAACAGCTGATCCCAAGCTGCTGGCGGAATACGGTATGGGCGACTCCTCGCAGCTGGCTGTTCTGAGAGATAAAGTGGTGACCTACGGCAAGCCGCTGGTGCATCTGCGCGATGAGATGTGGAAGAAGAATGCGGAGATCGCTGCGGTGAATCCGGTGCAGCCTTTTATTTCCGACACGTACAGCGAACGGGGCTCTGAGCTTAGCAAAATCATCGACGATGCCCGGGTCCGCTTCATTATGGGCGATCTGGACGAGAACGGGTGGAACCAGGCGGTAGCGAAGTGGGAGCAGGACGGCGGTGCCAAAGTCATTGAGGAATATACGGCGGCTTACAATAACGCCAACGCCAAATAG
- a CDS encoding 3-O-beta-D-glucopyranosyl-beta-D-glucuronide phosphorylase: protein MNSITASQGKSYGAFRNGGRQYVITTPRTPAKWFNYLFNDTYYTEVSQTGQGDSVAFRPRHRTITRGFRYFYLKDQVTGDVWSPLYQPLKTEPECYECIHSLGTTEILSEAQGIRSSVHVFVPRTGQQEIWTVTLRNIGAEPRELSLFSAFALENGGVMGSRCHFDEASQTVSSYSFPYHVTYEQKAGCDDHTNRVYVYPDAPAASYDCSQRAFFGGDELNELPEAVRRGVCSGRVAEAEHPLGAFQHTMLLQPGEQAERRFVLGCAHSLEDIRHSQAELADQGFASLLQETEAYWEQMCGSFQVETPDADVNAFMNSWLQKQIIMQTRTNRMSNYCPVRNQLQDALGYALVDPQGAAEYMISVLEGQETSGFIQQWIMTDGSPPKNLCLLKHTDGPVWLVICFTALLNQYGDPELLHRRVSFKDSGDSATIYEHLLLAVDYMAGATGAHGLCLMGDGDWNDPINGPGRLGRGESAWNTMALVYAIRALIPFSERLADTAAVQRLNDAAAQLSAAVNRTCWDGAWYVAGFDDEGRAFGTARDEEGRLFLNTQTWAVMSGIAEGERLEQCLAAIDSLNTPFGPRLLEPPFSGWNPRWGRISLKLAGTTENGSVYCHASIFKAFADCIAGRGQEAWETLRRTLPTNPDNPPERNGQVPIYVPNYYFGLADSPNYGKSSHHVPTGTVGWMLWTTLEYALGIRATMSGLVIDPCISAEWPEYRVERRFRDSVYLVHVLNPNRIGCGMVKVTVNGKEWTEPVLPYEAGQVYEVTAELKR, encoded by the coding sequence TTGAATTCAATTACTGCAAGCCAAGGTAAGTCTTACGGTGCGTTCCGAAACGGGGGCAGACAGTATGTCATTACAACGCCCCGCACACCGGCAAAATGGTTTAATTATCTGTTCAACGACACGTATTACACGGAGGTATCGCAGACCGGCCAGGGGGACAGTGTGGCCTTCCGGCCCCGCCACCGTACGATAACAAGGGGATTCCGCTATTTCTATCTGAAGGATCAGGTCACGGGCGATGTCTGGTCACCGCTCTATCAACCGCTGAAGACCGAGCCTGAATGCTATGAATGCATTCATAGTCTGGGAACGACCGAGATCCTCTCGGAAGCGCAGGGAATCAGGTCGTCCGTGCATGTGTTTGTCCCGCGTACAGGCCAGCAGGAAATTTGGACGGTTACGCTGCGCAACATCGGCGCAGAGCCTAGGGAGTTGTCGTTGTTCAGTGCGTTTGCACTGGAGAACGGTGGCGTGATGGGCAGCCGGTGCCACTTCGATGAAGCCTCGCAGACAGTCTCCAGCTATTCCTTCCCGTATCACGTGACTTATGAGCAGAAGGCCGGATGCGATGATCATACGAATCGTGTTTATGTCTATCCGGATGCTCCTGCGGCTTCCTATGATTGCAGCCAGCGGGCCTTCTTCGGCGGCGATGAGCTGAATGAGCTGCCCGAAGCGGTACGCAGGGGAGTGTGCTCGGGCCGGGTGGCCGAGGCGGAGCATCCGCTGGGCGCTTTCCAGCATACGATGCTCCTCCAGCCGGGGGAGCAGGCTGAGCGGCGTTTCGTGCTGGGCTGTGCTCATTCGCTGGAGGACATCCGCCACAGCCAGGCGGAGCTTGCGGATCAGGGGTTTGCGTCCCTGCTTCAGGAGACGGAAGCATACTGGGAGCAGATGTGCGGCAGCTTCCAGGTGGAGACACCGGATGCGGATGTGAATGCTTTTATGAATAGCTGGCTGCAAAAACAGATCATCATGCAGACCCGCACCAACCGCATGTCCAATTACTGCCCGGTCCGCAACCAGCTGCAGGATGCGCTGGGGTATGCCCTGGTTGATCCGCAAGGCGCAGCGGAGTATATGATCTCTGTGCTGGAGGGCCAGGAGACTAGCGGTTTCATTCAGCAGTGGATCATGACCGATGGCTCGCCGCCCAAGAATCTGTGCCTGCTGAAGCACACAGACGGGCCGGTGTGGCTGGTGATCTGTTTCACCGCGCTGTTGAACCAGTATGGGGACCCGGAGCTGTTGCACCGCAGGGTCAGCTTCAAAGACTCCGGTGATAGCGCTACCATCTATGAGCACTTGCTGCTGGCTGTAGATTACATGGCAGGTGCAACTGGTGCCCACGGGCTGTGCCTGATGGGTGACGGGGACTGGAATGACCCGATCAACGGGCCGGGCCGGCTGGGGCGCGGCGAATCCGCCTGGAATACGATGGCGCTGGTCTACGCGATCCGGGCGTTGATTCCTTTCAGTGAGCGGCTTGCGGATACAGCGGCTGTGCAGCGTCTGAATGATGCAGCCGCGCAGCTGTCGGCAGCGGTGAACCGCACCTGCTGGGACGGTGCGTGGTATGTGGCCGGATTCGACGATGAAGGCCGGGCATTCGGCACCGCCCGGGATGAAGAGGGCAGGCTCTTCCTGAACACCCAGACCTGGGCGGTCATGAGCGGTATTGCTGAAGGGGAGCGGCTGGAGCAGTGCCTGGCGGCCATCGACAGCCTGAATACACCGTTCGGCCCCCGGCTGCTCGAGCCGCCATTCAGCGGCTGGAATCCGCGCTGGGGCCGGATTAGTCTGAAGCTGGCCGGGACGACCGAGAATGGCTCTGTCTACTGCCATGCCTCGATATTCAAGGCGTTCGCCGACTGCATCGCCGGGCGGGGGCAGGAAGCCTGGGAGACACTCCGCCGGACGCTGCCGACGAACCCGGATAATCCGCCGGAGCGGAATGGGCAGGTACCGATTTACGTGCCGAATTATTATTTCGGCCTCGCGGACTCCCCGAACTACGGCAAATCCAGCCATCATGTGCCCACCGGAACCGTAGGCTGGATGCTCTGGACCACGCTCGAATATGCCCTGGGTATTCGCGCTACGATGAGCGGACTGGTCATCGATCCCTGTATCTCTGCGGAATGGCCGGAGTACCGGGTGGAGCGCCGGTTCCGGGATTCGGTCTACCTGGTTCATGTGCTGAACCCTAACCGGATTGGCTGCGGGATGGTGAAGGTTACGGTGAACGGAAAGGAATGGACGGAGCCTGTGCTTCCTTATGAGGCGGGGCAGGTGTATGAGGTGACGGCTGAGTTGAAGCGATGA
- a CDS encoding SDR family NAD(P)-dependent oxidoreductase has product MNITHTPRTALITGANHGIGLALTRRMLDEGWEVLALIRSAFAEDDPLIHKALSSGQLRIYKADLSDFGQLRSALQDINRHEAHLDLLFNNAGGSFPELLLSKQGRELHYELQTVVPYIITMELKPLLLQGTLRTVVNTSSNAFMMKRSFDPASLEHPAKFQMLTGPYADTKRAMSLWTEAVAPALAAEGILIRSADPGGNNTLRSGKKSGIPLWLKPITRLFFPEPTHGAGLLYQAALGEHSGKSGVFLIKNQVRPLKFTEHSSRILKDVQAIYEQEFVQTDRAQ; this is encoded by the coding sequence ATGAACATAACGCATACCCCCCGCACAGCGCTGATCACTGGAGCAAATCATGGCATCGGACTGGCCTTGACCCGCCGGATGCTGGACGAAGGCTGGGAGGTGCTCGCACTGATCCGCTCAGCTTTTGCTGAAGATGACCCGCTCATCCATAAGGCGCTCAGCAGCGGGCAGCTAAGAATCTATAAGGCTGATTTAAGCGATTTTGGCCAATTACGGAGTGCCTTGCAGGATATTAACCGCCACGAAGCGCACCTTGACCTCCTGTTCAATAATGCCGGGGGCAGCTTCCCCGAGTTACTCTTGTCCAAGCAAGGGCGTGAGCTGCATTATGAGCTGCAGACGGTGGTTCCGTACATCATTACGATGGAGCTGAAGCCGCTCCTGCTGCAAGGCACGCTCCGCACGGTCGTGAATACGTCCTCTAATGCTTTTATGATGAAGCGCAGCTTCGACCCGGCTTCACTGGAGCATCCGGCGAAATTTCAGATGCTGACCGGCCCGTATGCCGACACCAAGCGCGCCATGTCCTTGTGGACAGAGGCGGTAGCCCCGGCGCTTGCAGCTGAAGGCATCCTGATCCGGAGCGCCGATCCCGGCGGCAACAACACCCTTCGCAGCGGCAAAAAATCCGGTATCCCGCTGTGGTTAAAGCCCATTACGCGCTTGTTCTTTCCCGAGCCTACCCACGGGGCAGGCCTGCTGTATCAGGCGGCTCTGGGCGAACACAGCGGCAAGTCCGGTGTCTTCCTGATCAAGAATCAGGTACGACCGCTGAAATTCACAGAGCATAGCAGCCGTATCCTTAAGGACGTGCAGGCCATTTACGAGCAGGAATTTGTTCAAACGGATAGAGCACAGTAA
- a CDS encoding AraC family transcriptional regulator, producing the protein MRIRISSYLLKLILFTLVIGAFPVLILGWYSYHYSSQSVLQQVEERNSQVLRQSQLRVEQTLKMIDFSTTQLLGLPTVTKAIATKLDIKDMDMIHELYKNLSSIQTFELGIKDVYLFSLEQDWLITNSGMDAYSQPGLKEKLRPFAGMPGGSMWLSGNSASIQGADGMVELNHAVMNIKKWPINASRPRGLIAVVLSSQQLTDLIGNEPGPGSVFILDEDGRAITHSNPSLLGRDLSAEGYITAIREREDTAGVFSGIAGERKASISFRKSAYNGWTYVSVIPTEAVTRQATAIGRTSILISLSVLAATMLAALVGSRRMYSPVRHIYRSLLPDNKDPRPKKDEFIAISDRIQGILSDQSKLQLELAGQQQQLAEFLLRKLMLGEARFQGLPERLQDYGYGHTGKWTLMRVLLVQVDRLDHSRFTEEDRDLLLFAISNIAQEVIPEGDRLPPIVIRESVVLLTGTSSQSEEAFKEAVYARAAEVQASVKSYLQLQTSIGISRSCQAWTEVGRGYEEGENALKYRARLGEEVILFIEDVQPASRKEIVYPKQLEDELSEAIKSHDREQAGVLLSRMMNALAGEEADHQEYQMSLVRLLMDLIRLLQDAGISHHLLNAGENSLFEELLAMHSPGDIESWFGKAIVYPAIELLKQRQENQFTSISEEVKQLIAEAFDTDLTLEKCSARLNYHPQYIGRVFRQETGSSFTDYLAQYRLTVAKRWLKDTDLTITEIAMKLKYNNPANFIRYFRKMEGMTPGQYRAGLTE; encoded by the coding sequence ATGCGGATACGGATATCCAGCTATTTATTGAAATTAATCCTGTTTACCCTGGTGATCGGCGCCTTCCCGGTGCTGATCCTGGGATGGTATTCCTATCACTACTCCTCCCAGTCGGTGCTTCAGCAGGTAGAGGAACGCAACTCCCAGGTGCTGCGGCAGAGCCAGCTGCGGGTGGAGCAGACGCTGAAGATGATCGATTTCTCCACCACACAGCTGCTGGGGCTGCCCACGGTAACGAAGGCGATTGCCACGAAGCTGGATATTAAGGACATGGACATGATTCATGAACTGTACAAAAATCTCTCCTCGATCCAGACCTTCGAGCTCGGCATTAAAGATGTGTATCTGTTCAGTCTGGAACAGGATTGGCTGATTACCAACTCCGGCATGGACGCTTACAGCCAACCGGGGCTGAAGGAGAAGCTGCGCCCGTTCGCCGGGATGCCCGGCGGATCGATGTGGCTCAGCGGCAATTCTGCCAGTATCCAGGGAGCGGACGGGATGGTTGAACTGAATCATGCGGTCATGAATATCAAAAAATGGCCGATTAACGCCAGCCGCCCCCGCGGATTAATCGCGGTAGTGCTGTCGTCCCAGCAGCTGACTGACCTGATCGGCAACGAGCCGGGGCCGGGCAGTGTGTTCATTCTGGATGAGGACGGCCGGGCCATCACCCACTCCAATCCTTCGCTGCTCGGCAGGGACCTGTCGGCCGAAGGGTATATTACTGCGATTCGTGAGCGGGAGGATACGGCCGGGGTGTTCAGCGGAATTGCCGGGGAGCGTAAGGCTTCGATCTCCTTCCGCAAGTCTGCCTATAACGGCTGGACTTATGTGTCGGTTATCCCGACAGAAGCGGTCACCCGTCAGGCCACCGCAATCGGGAGGACCTCTATTCTGATCAGTCTGAGTGTTCTGGCTGCCACGATGCTGGCGGCGCTGGTCGGCTCCCGCCGGATGTACAGTCCGGTGCGGCATATTTACCGTTCCCTGCTGCCCGACAATAAGGACCCGCGTCCCAAAAAGGATGAGTTCATCGCCATCTCTGACCGCATTCAGGGCATTTTGTCCGACCAGTCCAAGCTCCAGTTGGAGCTGGCGGGCCAGCAGCAGCAATTAGCGGAGTTCCTGCTCCGCAAGCTGATGCTGGGGGAAGCACGATTCCAGGGTCTCCCCGAACGCCTCCAGGATTACGGCTATGGACACACGGGGAAGTGGACGCTGATGCGGGTTCTGCTGGTGCAGGTAGACCGGCTGGACCACAGCAGATTCACCGAAGAAGACCGGGATCTGCTGCTGTTCGCGATCAGCAATATCGCCCAGGAGGTTATTCCCGAGGGGGACCGGCTGCCGCCGATTGTCATCCGCGAGTCGGTGGTGCTGCTGACCGGCACCAGCTCGCAGTCCGAGGAGGCCTTCAAGGAGGCGGTGTATGCCAGGGCGGCAGAAGTGCAGGCATCGGTCAAAAGCTATCTGCAATTGCAGACGAGCATCGGCATCAGCCGTTCCTGCCAGGCCTGGACCGAGGTGGGGCGTGGCTATGAGGAAGGTGAGAATGCGCTGAAGTACCGGGCCCGGCTCGGGGAAGAGGTCATTCTGTTCATAGAGGATGTGCAGCCTGCCAGCCGCAAGGAGATCGTCTACCCTAAGCAGCTCGAAGATGAGCTGTCCGAAGCGATCAAGTCGCATGACCGGGAGCAGGCCGGGGTGCTGCTGTCGCGGATGATGAACGCGCTGGCCGGCGAGGAGGCGGACCACCAGGAATACCAGATGTCACTGGTCCGCCTGCTGATGGACCTGATCCGGCTGCTCCAGGATGCCGGCATCTCCCATCATCTGCTGAACGCCGGGGAGAACTCGCTGTTCGAGGAGCTGCTTGCCATGCACAGTCCCGGCGATATTGAATCCTGGTTCGGGAAGGCGATTGTGTATCCGGCCATAGAGCTGCTGAAGCAGCGGCAGGAGAACCAGTTTACCAGCATCTCCGAAGAGGTGAAGCAGCTGATTGCCGAAGCGTTCGATACGGACCTGACGCTGGAGAAATGCTCGGCCCGGCTGAACTATCATCCACAGTATATCGGCCGGGTGTTCCGCCAGGAGACGGGGAGCAGCTTCACGGACTATCTGGCGCAATACCGGCTTACGGTAGCCAAAAGATGGCTGAAGGATACTGATCTGACAATCACCGAAATTGCCATGAAGCTGAAATACAATAACCCGGCCAACTTCATCCGCTACTTCCGCAAGATGGAGGGGATGACACCGGGCCAGTACCGGGCGGGCCTGACCGAATAA
- the uidA gene encoding beta-glucuronidase, which produces MLFPKDTLTREIKDLSGIWCFKPDPDNRGREENWQAQPLRDTILMPVPASYNDITQDAALRDHIGDVWYEQTFIVPRSWSGERIMLWVGSACHHAVVWVNGVEVAAHKGGFLPFEAEITEKVLPGQENRVTIVVNNVLDWQTLPPGRIRTFEDEKHPEGYRVQEYFHDFFNYAGLHRPVKLYRTATAYISDITVIPDVQGQTGIISYSVEVSAAEGGGRVRLLDEEGVEVAAGTGCSGTLRVENAKLWRPLKAYLYTLHVELVDADGQVTDHYPLQTGIRTVKVEGTRFLINGEPFYFKGFGKHEDSDIRGKGLDHAVNVKDFNLLRWINANSFRTSHYPYAEELLELADREGIVVIGEVPAVGFTFFNYKDKVYTPDQANDETLAHHQEVLCDLIARDKNHPSVVMWSLANEAATFQDEAVPYFRQLADTARRLNPQRPITIVQWPLPDKCKVAQFFDVICVNRYYSWYQDPGALELVEHQVEWELTNWYRRFGKPVIMTEYGADAIAGFHQDPPVMFTEEYQQELLTRYHNVFDRLDFVIGEHVWAFADFATKQGITRINGNKKGVFTRQRQPKAAARMLCSRWGEMGEYPGKG; this is translated from the coding sequence ATGCTGTTCCCCAAAGATACATTAACCCGTGAAATCAAAGACCTGTCCGGCATCTGGTGCTTTAAGCCGGACCCGGACAACCGGGGCAGGGAAGAGAATTGGCAGGCGCAGCCGCTCCGGGACACGATCCTGATGCCGGTGCCCGCCAGCTATAACGATATCACCCAGGATGCTGCGCTGCGCGATCATATCGGCGACGTCTGGTATGAGCAGACGTTCATCGTGCCGCGCTCCTGGTCCGGGGAGCGGATCATGCTCTGGGTCGGCAGTGCCTGCCATCATGCCGTGGTATGGGTGAATGGGGTGGAGGTGGCCGCTCATAAGGGCGGCTTCCTGCCTTTTGAAGCGGAGATTACGGAGAAGGTCCTGCCCGGACAGGAGAACCGGGTGACGATAGTGGTCAACAATGTGCTGGACTGGCAGACCCTGCCGCCGGGGCGTATCCGCACCTTTGAGGATGAGAAGCATCCTGAAGGCTACCGGGTGCAGGAGTATTTTCATGATTTTTTCAACTATGCGGGCTTGCACCGGCCTGTGAAGCTGTATCGGACCGCCACAGCGTACATCAGTGACATCACTGTCATTCCAGATGTGCAGGGGCAGACGGGAATCATCAGCTATTCGGTTGAAGTCTCTGCGGCCGAAGGCGGGGGCCGGGTGCGGCTGTTGGATGAAGAGGGAGTGGAGGTGGCCGCCGGGACAGGCTGCTCAGGCACCTTACGGGTGGAGAACGCCAAATTATGGAGGCCGCTGAAGGCTTACCTCTATACCTTGCATGTGGAGCTTGTTGACGCAGACGGGCAGGTCACCGACCACTATCCGCTCCAGACCGGCATCCGTACAGTGAAGGTGGAAGGGACACGGTTCCTGATCAACGGCGAGCCGTTCTACTTCAAGGGGTTCGGGAAGCATGAAGACAGCGATATCCGCGGCAAGGGACTGGACCATGCAGTCAACGTGAAGGATTTCAACCTGCTGCGCTGGATCAACGCCAACTCCTTCCGCACCTCGCACTATCCATATGCCGAAGAGCTGCTGGAGCTGGCGGACCGTGAGGGGATTGTGGTTATTGGAGAAGTGCCTGCCGTCGGCTTCACGTTCTTCAATTATAAGGACAAGGTGTATACCCCGGATCAGGCGAACGACGAGACGCTGGCCCATCACCAGGAGGTGCTTTGCGATCTCATTGCCCGGGACAAGAATCATCCGTCAGTGGTGATGTGGAGTCTGGCCAATGAAGCAGCCACATTCCAGGACGAGGCGGTGCCGTATTTCCGCCAGTTAGCCGATACCGCCCGCAGGCTAAACCCGCAGCGCCCGATCACCATTGTGCAGTGGCCGCTGCCGGATAAGTGCAAGGTGGCGCAGTTTTTTGACGTCATCTGTGTGAACCGCTATTACTCCTGGTATCAGGACCCGGGTGCGCTTGAGCTGGTAGAGCATCAGGTGGAGTGGGAGCTGACGAACTGGTACCGCCGCTTCGGCAAGCCGGTCATCATGACGGAATATGGAGCGGACGCCATCGCCGGTTTCCATCAGGACCCGCCTGTCATGTTCACCGAGGAGTATCAGCAGGAGCTGCTGACCCGGTATCACAATGTGTTCGACCGGCTGGATTTTGTGATCGGGGAGCATGTGTGGGCCTTTGCCGATTTTGCCACCAAGCAGGGAATTACCCGCATTAACGGGAACAAGAAGGGCGTGTTCACCCGCCAGCGCCAGCCCAAAGCCGCCGCCCGGATGCTCTGCAGCCGCTGGGGGGAGATGGGGGAGTACCCGGGGAAGGGATAG